Genomic window (Oscillospiraceae bacterium):
ATACGTATGAAATAGTATTTACGGACGCCATCGCACGTTTTATGCGTCTTATCGGAAAGGATGTTTTCTTTCTGACAGGCACAGATGAGCACGGTCTTAAAATTCAGGAGCGTGCGGAAGCGGCAGGAATCACCCCTAAGGAATATGTTGATAACGTTTCTGCACAGGTAAGAGGAATCTGGGATCTTATGAACACCTCTTACGACAAGTTTATACGCACCACCGACGAAGAACACGAAAAGACGGTTTCGGATATTTTTACAAAGCTCTACGAGCAGGGTGACATCTACAAGAGCGAGTATTCCGGATGGTACTGCACCCCCTGCGAAACCTTCTACACCGAAACACAGCTCAAGGACGGCAAATGCCCCGATTGTGGCGCCGAAGTAAAGAAAACCAAAGAAGAAACATATTTCTTTAAAATTTCCAAATATCAAAAACAGCTTGAGGAATACATCGAACAGAATCCTGACTTCATAACTCCCGAAAGCCGTAAAAAAGAGATGATAAACAACTTCATCAAGCCGGGACTTCAGGATCTTTGTGTTTCCAGAACAACATTTAACTGGGGTATACCCGTAAAATTTGATCCAAAGCATGTTATATATGTATGGATAGATGCACTTTCCAACTACATTACCGCACTGGGATACAATGTAAATTCCGAAAGCGGCGAGCTTTACAACAAATACTGGCCATGTGATGTGCACATAATCGGTAAGGATATTCTTCGTTTCCATACCATCTACTGGCCTATTATACTTATGGCTCTCGGTCAGCCTCTTCCCAAGCAGGTATTCGGTCATCCGTGGTTTTTAGCGGGCGAAGACCAAAAAATGTCTAAATCCAAGGGCAATACAATTTATGCAGACGATCTGGTAAATTACTTTGGTGTCGATGCAGTAAGATTCTACCTGCTCAGTGAAATGCCATATGCTAACGATGGTATTATCACCTACTCCAACGTAATGGCGCGTTACAACAGCGAGCTTGCAAACACCCTCGGTAATCTTGTTTCCCGTACTGCAGCAATGTGCAAAAAATATTTTGATGGCGTAATACCCGTTCCGGGTGAACAGCAGGAATTTGACGCCGAGTTGAAAGAATGTGCTGCGCAGGCTGTAAAAGGCGTAGAAAACAAGATGAAAGAATACCGTGTCAGTGAAGCACTGGATGAGTTGTTCTCACTGCTCAGAAGAAGTAATAAGTACATTGACGAAACCATGCCATGGGCTTTGGCAAAGTCCGATGAGGGTAAAGAGCGACTCAAAACAGTTATTTACAATCTGCTTGAGGCGATACGCATTTCCGCAGTTCTGCTTCAGCCGTTCATGACTGAAACTTCCGACAAAATCCTCAATATGCTTTGCACAAAGAACAAGGATTGGCAAAGTGTTCAGCAGTTCGGTATGCTTGAAAGCGGAATCGGTCTCGGTGAAGCGGAAATGCTGTTTGCGCGTATAGACGAAGATAAGATGGCTCAGCGCATTGCGGACGATATTGCCGCAAAAGCCCCTGCGAAGCCCGAGCCTCCAAAGGATATAAAAGAGCAGATAACCATTGACGATTTTGACAAGGTGGAATTAAGGGTTGCGCAGGTACTGGAATGTGAGCCTGTCCCAAAATCCGACAAATTACTCAAGTTACAGCTTGATCTTGGTTATGAAACCCGCCAGGTAGTTTCCGGAATTGCGAAATTTTACAAACCTCAGGAGCTTATCGGCAAAAAGGTGGTAATGATAGCCAACCTTGCTCCCGCAAAGCTCCGCGGCGTGGAAAGCAACGGTATGATACTTGCTTCCGGCGAAGAAGATGTAAGAGTTCTGTTTGTTGATGACAGCGTCCCCAACGGAAGCGGAATAAGATAAAACACAAAGGAGAGGCTCAATGAAATCAAAGATATTAGTTATCGCTTTGATGTCGCTGCTGTTTATAACCGCCGTATTCGCGCAAGAATATGACGGATATATATTCAAGACCACCGAGGAAATACCGATACTTTTCGGAATTTCTTCCTCCGTTGAGCCTCTTGAAGCAATACCTAATGTATACTGTGCAAAATCTATCGAGGATATTTACAAATTTGCAGATGCGCAGTACATTGAATACATTGAGCCAAATTACACCGCCCGGTTGTTCGGAAAGCCAAACGATACATATTACAGTTATCAATGGATGCCTGCACTGTTGGGTCTTGAGTCAGTATGGGACACGTACACCGACCTTAATGAGGTACGCATAGGTGTTATTGACAGTGGTGTGGATTCAGACCATGAAGACCTTGATTATGTAAACACCATCCTTAGAGGATACAACACCATTGCCAACAATACAAACACAGAGGACGATGTCGGCCACGGTACATTTCTTACAGGGCTGATATCAGCTTCACGAAATAACGGGAAGGGTCTTGCGGGGATTGCTTCCAACGTTAAAATAATTCCTTTGAAAGCATTCAACTCCGACAGCGGTACTGCACAAGATATTTGCGAAGCGATCCGACTTGCCGTTGATGAATATGATTGCGATATAATCAACATGAGTTTTGGCTTCACACATTCATTTAAACTGTTGGATGACACCATCGAATATGCACGTCAGAATGGTGTAATCATGTTTGCCGCAGTGGGAAACGACGGTGTTTCGTCTGTTCAGTATCCTGCAGGCTACGATTGTGTGATAGGCGTGGGCTCAACCACCGAGCAAGATGAAGTTGCATATTATTCGCAGTTCAACAACAGTGTTTTTGTGACTTCTCCGGGATATATCCTCAGCGGTCTGGGAATACAGCCGTGCGATAATGAAAACTGGTACCCATACTACGGTACTTACTACACATATAACGCAGGCACCTCATTCTCTACCCCGATAGTTGCCGCTATTGCAGCCATCGCAATGGGAATTGACCCAACACTTAATACCGAGCGTTTCAAAAAACTTATAGCAGAGACCTCCGTCGACAAAGGCGATCCCGGATATGACGTTTACTACGGTCACGGTCGCATT
Coding sequences:
- the metG gene encoding methionine--tRNA ligase, with translation MPSLKSINFTSIIYSIKGDTKMEKEKFYITTAIAYTSGKPHIGNTYEIVFTDAIARFMRLIGKDVFFLTGTDEHGLKIQERAEAAGITPKEYVDNVSAQVRGIWDLMNTSYDKFIRTTDEEHEKTVSDIFTKLYEQGDIYKSEYSGWYCTPCETFYTETQLKDGKCPDCGAEVKKTKEETYFFKISKYQKQLEEYIEQNPDFITPESRKKEMINNFIKPGLQDLCVSRTTFNWGIPVKFDPKHVIYVWIDALSNYITALGYNVNSESGELYNKYWPCDVHIIGKDILRFHTIYWPIILMALGQPLPKQVFGHPWFLAGEDQKMSKSKGNTIYADDLVNYFGVDAVRFYLLSEMPYANDGIITYSNVMARYNSELANTLGNLVSRTAAMCKKYFDGVIPVPGEQQEFDAELKECAAQAVKGVENKMKEYRVSEALDELFSLLRRSNKYIDETMPWALAKSDEGKERLKTVIYNLLEAIRISAVLLQPFMTETSDKILNMLCTKNKDWQSVQQFGMLESGIGLGEAEMLFARIDEDKMAQRIADDIAAKAPAKPEPPKDIKEQITIDDFDKVELRVAQVLECEPVPKSDKLLKLQLDLGYETRQVVSGIAKFYKPQELIGKKVVMIANLAPAKLRGVESNGMILASGEEDVRVLFVDDSVPNGSGIR